In the genome of Phlebotomus papatasi isolate M1 chromosome 2, Ppap_2.1, whole genome shotgun sequence, one region contains:
- the LOC129802070 gene encoding cytochrome P450 6g1-like: protein MVFLEVILGVSLCLFVLAKWWQWSSRRFWMVNGVSYIPGIPFIGALKEAFLFKKSIGELILDLYNDEKTKNQPISGFYFFHKASLIIREPELIKRILVKDFNFFQDRRVATDAQSDTIGGNTMPLIKGENWKNIRSNISPIFTGVKMKNFYLLLKEVCEVFEEKLSREICIEKQYDIKELSGHLTVDMLAICAFGVNANSLNNSQSQFYEQARSISNFTWRRAINFCGCFFFPELASFLKFTMFPDSVNNFMRDSINYVIEQREQSGTKRNDLIDVLITMKNMRKDIFHGDILVAQAAVFLAAGFETTASATSFALYELAKHQDIQENLRKEILEELRNHGEVSYERINQMEYLQIVVLETLRLYPTLPFLDRVYMPTGDELYSLEPYNKFCIPPGMPVYIPALAIHRDPKFYPDPLKFNPERFRNCDKNSLNQYLFLAFGQGPRGCIGARFGMFQVKLAIISVLKNYQVDCCEETPPAIRMAKKSLIMQSEDPINLVFRKL, encoded by the exons ATGGTGTTCCTCGAGGTGATTTTGGGAGTTAGtctttgtttgtttgttttggCAAAGTGGTGGCAATGGTCATCGCGAAGATTTTGGATGGTCAATGGTGTATCCTACATTCCTGGAATACCATTTATTGGTGCTCTCAAAGAGGCATTTTTATTCAAGAAGAGCATTGGTGAACTTATTCTCGATCTGTACAATGATGAAAAGACCAAAAATCAACCCATTTCTGGATTCTACTTCTTCCACAAGGCCAGCCTTATCATCCGTGAGCCCGAACTCATCAAGCGGATTTTGGTGAAAGACTTCAATTTCTTCCAAGACAG GCGTGTGGCAACTGATGCCCAATCAGATACAATTGGGGGCAATACAATGCCTCTGATCAAGGGGGAAAACTGGAAGAATATTCGATCAAATATTTCTCCCATTTTTACTGGAGTCAAAATGAAGAATTTCTACTTGCTGCTGAAGGAAGTTTGTGAAGTATTTGAGGAAAAGTTATCCCGTGAAATATGTATTGAGAAACAGTATGACATTAAGGAACTTTCTGGTCATTTAACAGTCGATATGCTGGCTATTTGTGCCTTTGGGGTAAATGCCAATTCCCTCAATAACAGCCAATCTCAGTTCTATGAGCAAGCTAGATCTATATCCAATTTCACGTGGAGACGTGCCATCAACTTTTGTGGTTGTTTCTTCTTTCCTGAACTAGCATCCTTCCTCAAGTTCACAATGTTCCCTGATTCCGTCAACAATTTTATGCGTGACAGCATTAATTATGTGATCGAGCAGAGGGAGCAGAGTGGTACAAAACGCAATGATTTAATTGATGTTCTCATTACAATGAAAAATATGCGAAAGGATATATTTCACGGGGATATTTTGGTGGCTCAGGCTGCGGTGTTTCTTGCTGCTGGATTTGAGACAACAGCATCAGCTACATCCTTTGCTCTTTACGAACTCGCCAAACACCAGGATATTCAGGAGAATCTTAGGAAGGAGATCCTTGAAGAACTAAGAAACCATGGCGAAGTATCGTACGAGAGGATAAATCAAATGGAATATCTGCAAATTGTTGTTCTTG AAACCCTCCGATTGTATCCAACATTGCCATTTCTGGACAGAGTTTATATGCCAACGGGGGATGAGTTGTACTCTTTGGAGCCCTACAATAAATTTTGCATCCCCCCAGGGATGCCCGTCTACATTCCCGCCCTGGCAATCCACCGTGACCCGAAATTCTACCCAGATCCCCTCAAGTTCAACCCAGAGAGATTCCGCAATTGTGACAAAAATTCACTCAATCAATACCTTTTTCTGGCATTTGGTCAAGGTCCACGGGGATGTATTGGGGCACGTTTTGGTATGTTTCAAGTCAAGCTGGCCATTATCTCGGTGTTAAAGAACTACCAAGTGGATTGCTGCGAAGAAACACCACCAGCTATCAGGATGGCCAAGAAGTCATTAATTATGCAATCAGAAGATCCCATCAATTTGGTATTCAGGAAGCTGTAA